In the genome of Luteitalea pratensis, the window CAAGGCACGCCCGGCGCTGCTCGCCGTTCTCGATCGATCAGCGCCCGTCGATGCGCAATCGGACGCGCCGCGTCGGCCAGATGCCGAGCACCGCGCCGTGGTCGTCGGGTACGGCCCCACGGGACGGACGGTCGTGCGCCTGCTTCGCGATAACGACATCACACCGACCGTCATCGACCTCAACATCGATGCGGTGCGCACGCTGCGGGAGGCCGGCATCGACGCGGTCTACGGCGACGCGATGCGCCCCGAGACGCTCGCGGCGGCGGGCGTGCCCTCGGCCTCGCACCTGATCCTGGGTTCGGCGGGGATGGCCAACGGCGACGAGGTGATCCGGCTCGCACGCCAACTCAATCCAGGTGTGCGCGTGCTCGCGCGCACCGACTACGTGCGCGACGTGCCGCCGCTCAAGCAGGCGGGGGCCACTGCCGTGTACTCCGGTGAAGGCGAGGTTGGGCTCGCGTTTGTCGGCGACATCCTCGCCGTGCTCGGCGCGACGCCGGAGCAGATCGACCGCGAACGCCGCCGCGCGCGCATCGAACTCTTCACGGGAGGGTAGTAGACGCCAGCACGACCGGCTCGGTGACGACGGGGCGGCCGTTGAGCGGCTGCGTCGGCCGGAAGTTGTCGTGGATGATGGCGGTGAAGGCACGAATCTGATCCGCCGAGAGCTGGATCGGCATCGTCATCACGATCCACTGGACGCCTTCCGTGCATGGCGGTGTGGTCAGCGAGCCCTCGTAGCGATACGACGTGCGACTGCTCGGCAGCAAGTCATCCACGTCGACATTCACATGCGGGTAGTGGGTCTCCAGACCCTTCTGCGTCGGCAGATTGTTCCAAATCGGGTCGAAGGCGTGATTGTGCGCGCCCTGCTCGATGAGGACGCCGACGACAGCGAGCCTGCCACCTGCCGACGTGTGCACCATGTGCATCTCCATCGGGAAGTGCCGGCCCTTCAGGGTGTGCTCGCTCGGGTTGTGGAAGTGGTACTGCACCAGGCCATACGCCTGGCCGCCCATGGTCAGCGTGTCGCCACCGGCGTAGTTGACCTGGATCGTGTGTCCGTTGTTGATGCCGTCGGCCACGTGTTCGTGATGCGCGATCTGGAGCTTGGCCGCAGGGAAGCGCATCTTCAAGGTCGCCGCCGCCTCGACCGGCGTCGCGTCAGCGAGATCTATGGGCGATTGCGCTCGTCCTTCGCTGCATGCTCTGAATTTCGGGCTGAGCGCACCCCACCGGCTCGGGCCCTCGTCGGCCTCGTAGTGCCAGACGGGATCGCCGGCAACAGGCGCCACCGACGGCCTCGTCGTGGCATCTCGCGGCGCGGTCTGCGCAGCCGGCTCCATCGGCCGCTCCGCGGGCGCGCTGCACGCCACGACGGCGACCGTCGTGGCGGCCGCGATCGTCGTGGCCAGGCGTCGGACCAACTGACAGACGTACGTCGACATGACTACGCCCCCTCCGGGATCTTGCTCTGGACGCCCGGCAAAGTCACGTGGCGCCTCGGCAAAGCATTCCAGCCTCGCCGGACTGACGGTCAAGAACTTCAACCGCGCGGGCATGGTCAGCCGGCGAGAGGTCCCGCAGGATTGGCCCATGAGCGCCAGCCGCATCTTCGAGGCCCACGAACGCGAGGCTCACATCCTCGTTGCCGTCGTTGTTGCCACGCTGTGTGTGGCGCTGCCGGCCTCTGCGCAGTCGCCGCTGTCGCTTGCGGACGCAATCGCGCGCGCGAAGGCGCACAACCCCGACGCCGGGACGGCAGCAGCAGCCGAGCGGGAAGCGGTCGACCGCGTGACCCAGGCCCGCGGCGGCTACTTCCCGAAGGTGGACGTTGCGGAATCCTGGCAGCGCGGCAACCACCCGGTGTTCGCGTTCAGCTCGTTGCTCGCGCAGCGGCAGTTCACCGCGGCCGACCTCGCTCTTGATGCGATCAATCACCCCGACGCCACCGACAACTTCCGCGCGGCAGTCTCCGTCGAGCAGTCGCTGTTCGATCGCACCACGTCGGCCAACGTCCGAGCCGCGTCGATCGGGCAGGACATGGCAGCCACCGGCAGGCGGCTGGTCGACCACGACCTGACGGCGGCAGTGACCGACGCGTTCGGCGGCGTCCTCATCGCCGCCGCGACTGTCCGTTCGGAAGCGGCCGCGATCGAGACCGCTCGGGCAGACCGTGAACTGGCCGGCAACCGCCGCGACGCCGGTCGCGTGACCGACGCCGATGTCCTGCAGCTGGATGTCCAACTCGCACGCACTCTCGAACGGCAGGTGCAGGCATCGTCGGACGAACGCATCGCGCGCGCCCGTCTGAATCAACTGATGGGCGAGCCCCTGAACGCAATGTTCTCACTCGACCTTACGCCAACGGCAATCGCCATCGACGTCACCAATCACGACGGCCTCGAAGCGGAAGCATTGACGAACAGGCCCGAAGTCGCGCTCGCCAGGCAGAAGGAACATCTGGCGGCTGCAACGGTAGACGCGGCGAAGGCCGCGTTCCTGCCGCAGGTGGCTGCGCAAGGCGTGTGGGAACTGAACGGCGGCGCGTGGAAGGCGCGGTCCTCGAGTTGGGTAGCTGGCGCCGTCGTCCGGATCAACCTGTTCCATGGTCTTGCCGACAATGCACGGCTCGCCGATGCGCGTGAGGCGGCGACGCGTTGCGCACTCGAAAGGGTCAAGGCCGAGACCATGGCGCGGCTCGATGTGCAGATTGCGATTGCCCGCCTCGAGGCCGCGCGTGCCAGCGAAGCGGTAGGACGGGCGGCCGCCGATCAGGCACGAGAGAGCCGCCGCATCATCCGGGACCGCTACGAGAGCGGCCTCACGGATGCCGCCATGCTGCTTCGCTCGGCCGACGCCGTCGAACAGGCCGATGCCCAACAAATCGCTGCGCGCGTGAACGTGCTCACGGCGACGGCGACCCTGCAACGAGCGGTAGGAAGGCCATGAAACAAGAACCTGTTTGCGTGAGTCACGTCGTTGTTGTGGGCGTGGCGACGGCACTCCTGATGGCTGCGGCGCTGGCCGGATGCCCGGGTCGCCAGGCCGCCGCCGCTCCGGCGGACGCGGCAGAGCCCATTTCCGTCAACGTCGGCACGGTTGCGATGACGGACGTGGCAACGGCGATCGATTCGGGTGGCGTGGTCGAGGCTCGAACGACCGCCACGATCACGGCGCGGATCCTGGCGCCGGTGCGCGAAGTCCTTGTGTCGCCAGGCGATCGGGTTCGAGCAGGCCAGAGGCTCATCGTGCTCGATGGCGACGATCTCGCCGCCGGCGCCCGTGCCGCGCGCTCTGCGGCCAGCGCCGCCGAACAGGGCTTGAAGGCGGCCGCAGCCGAACTCATGGGCGCCGAGGCCGGCCTGACGCTGGCCCGTGCGTCCCACGATCGCATCGCCAGCCTGCAGGCCACGCAGTCGGCCACCGCGCAGGAGCTCGATGACGTCACGGCGACGCTGCGGAGCGCCGAAGCGCGCGTCGCCGGCGCGTCCGCGCGGGCGTTGCAGGCCGCGTCGGCAATCGAGAGTGCCAGAGCTGCCGGCGACCAGGCGAGCATCATCGACTCCTTCACCACGATTGCCGCGCCGTTCGAGGGCCTGATCACCGAGAACATGGTCGAGCCAGGGAACATGGCGTCACCTGGCATGCCCCTTCTTCGCCTGGAGGACACACGCGGGTTCCGCCTCGAGGATCGGACCGCAGAGGAGCGGGTCGCACGTCAGGTACCCACACACGAAGCCTGTCGTCGCGCCACCGCCACCGGCGCGCATCGGCGACAGGTCGCGGGTCGCGACTTTCTCCAGGAGCGCAGCAGGATCGATCTGGTTCGATCCAGAACCGCTGCTCAAGCGATGCGGATCGCCATGCGGGAATACCACGATGTCGCCAGGCGACAGATCGACCTCGGGCTCGCCGTCCAGGCACACGCGCGCTGACCCATCCACGACGAAGTGGTAGATCAACATGTGCGGCGCGCCGGGTGCCAGCGCTGGGGTCAGGACGCGACAGTGGGGCGTCGAGAGCCGCCAGGGCGACGAGAACTCCGCCCTGAAGAACACCGCCCCCTTCAACCGCACGCCGTTCAACACCTCGGAGAACGCGTCCATCCTCCTCCGGCTTCGTCAGGACGCCGCCGACACGTCACGGCGCCCGTGCAACGCATTCTAAGCCCGCCGAACCCGCGACCCGTCGCATCACGCGCAAGGTGTGCTCCTGTGTTCCCCGGTGCGCAGAGGCGTGCCATGATCGCGCGCATGCGGAGGCGAGCGTTCGGTGTGCGTCTCGTGGGCGGCCTTATCGGATGCCTTGGAGCCGGCACGCCCGTCGGCGCGCAGGACACCGCGGCCGAGCCGACATGGGCTCGCAACGCCCGAGCGATTCACGGCTCCTTTACCGGGCCGCCGGGGACGCTTGCACTCTTCGGCGACTCCATCACGGAGTCGCTCGCCTTCTGGGCCCCCCTGGCGGAGGAGCGCAAGCCGGCCCCGCCGAACATCGAGGCAGCCTTCGCACGAGTCAAGGCACGGCTTCGACCCGAGTGCTGGAGCGAGTGGCGAGGTGAGGCCTTTGGCAATGCCTCGAAGACCACCGTTGCCTGGGCGCGGCAGAACGTCGACCGCTGGCTGGAGACGTTGAAACCGGAAGTCGCGTTGATCATGTTTGGCAGCAACGATCTCCCCGACCGCGACCAGCGTGGTTACCGGATAGCGCTCGTGGCAGTCGCCGAGGCGTGCATCAAGCGAGGAACTGTCCCGATTGTCAGCACCGTGCCGCCTCGAAGCGGCCTCGCGGCGGAGGCGGCCGCCTTCTCGCAGAATGTGCGCGTGGTAGCCAGGGAACTCGACGTCCCGTTGATCGACTACCACGCGGAGATACTCGCGAGACGTCCGCTCGACTGGGATGGCACGACCGCTGCTGCGCCCGGCGGTGACCCCTACGAGGTACTGACCCTGATTTCCGGTGACGGCGTGCACCCGAGCAATCCGGCCAGGTACTTCAAGGACTACTCGGACGAGGCGCTCCGGATCTCCGGATTCGGCCTCAGGACGGCGCAGGCACTGTTGGTGTACGACGCGGTGATCTCGGTGATCAACGCGGCCGGCCGACTCAAACAGGTTTAGTCCCGCCAACCGTGCCACCGATCATGGCGTCGCTTCCGCGCTCGACGAGCTCGAAGCACTCGTCGCCGGCGCACCGCCGATGATCGGCGCGGAGTATCTCTCGGCGTCGGTTCTCGAAGCCCTCTGGACCGAGGCCGCAACAGCGTTTCGATCCGAGCTCGCCGAATCGAAGACATCGGTCCAGGCATTTCTGCAGAGTCAGAACCCGGCATGGCATCTCGTTGGTCGCGTCCATTTCAATCTTGCCGAAAATCGCCGCGATGATGATGCGCCGTTCGCGTTTCTGGCGACCTATACGACCCGACTCTCGACGGACGCCAGGGCGCAGCACCTGCCGCTCGGCCGCGCGTTGAGCGAATACGCCGGCGCCGCCAACAGATCGCAATTGTTGTCGTTGCTCTTGCCGGTCCAGCGCGCCGCCGCCGAGTGTCCGTGGCTGAAGGCGATGGTCGAGTCGGGCGAGATCTATCACCCGCTGCGGTGGACGCCCGACGAGGCGTTTCAGCTGTTGACCGATACTCCACGTCTCGAGACCGCCGGCGTCATCGTGCGCGTCCCGACCGGCTGGCGCGGCAATCGTCCACCACGTCCTCGGGTGACGGCCACCGTCGGTGGGAAGCCGCCGTCGGGTCTCGGTACGGAGGCGCTGCTCGACTTCAAGATGGGCGTGTCCGTCGACGGCGAACCACTGACCAAGGCGGAGATCGAGCAACTGCTCGCTGCGTCGAACGGCCTTCACCTGGTGCGTGGACGCTGGGTCGAAATCGATCGTGAAAGACTCAACCGGATGCTCGACGAGTTCCGAGCAGTGGAGACGGCCGCCGCACGGGAGGGCCTCTCCTTCGGCGAAGCCATGCGACTTCTCGCCGGCGCGCACGTGCCAGGCGACATCGTTGCGGCCACCGCCCCGGACTGGGCATCCGTCGTCGCCGGGCCATGGCTGGCGAAGACGCTCGCCGGCCTTCGCGATCCGGCCCGACTGGCGCAACTGGATCCCGGCGCCGCACTGAAGGCGACGTTGCGCCCCTATCAGCAGGCCGGCGTGCGATGGCTGCATTTGCTCTCCAGCCTCGGCCTGGGCGCCTGCCTCGCGGATGACATGGGCCTCGGCAAGACGATGCAGGTGCTGGCGCTCTTGCTGGTGATGCGAGCGCGTATCACACCCGAGGAGACGCGGCGCACCAGCCTCCTAATTGCGCCAGCGTCGTTGCTGGCCAATTGGACTGCAGAGATCGAGCGCTTCGCGCCGACCCTGACCGCGATCATCGCGCATCCCTCGGCGATGACCAGCCCGGAACTCAGGGCGCTTGATCGTGACCGGATGGCCGGCGTGGATCTCGTCATCACGAGCTACGGATCGCTGCTGCGCGTGCCCGCATTGCTCGCCATGCCGTGGCGCTTCGCCATCCTAGACGAGGCACAGGCGATCAAGACGCCAGGCGCCAGGCAAACACGGGCCGCCAAGCAGATCGATGCGCGGGCGCGCATCGCGCTCAGCGGGACACCGGTGGAAAATCGCCTCGGCGATCTCTGGTCAATCTTCGACTTTCTCAACCCCGGCCTGCTGGGATCCGGAAAAGCGTTCTCGACGTTCACCAAACGCCTCTCATCACAACCCCACAACCCGTACGCACCGCTGCGCGCGCTCGTGCGTCCGTACATTCTTCGGCGCCTGAAGACCGATAAGTCGGTGATCGCCGACCTTCCGGACAAGACCGAGGTCAGGGCGTTTTGCTCCCTGACACGCAAGCAGGCAGCGCTCTATCAGCAATCGGTGGCCGAACTGGCGAGTGAGCTCGAGCGAGCCGAGGGGATGAAGCGTCGCGGCGTCGTGCTCGCGTCTCTGATGCGCCTCAAGCAGATCTGCAATCACCCGTCCCAATGGCTGGGCGATGGCGCGTGGAGCGAGGCCGACAGCGGCAAGCTGGCGAGACTGCGTGAGATCGCTGAGGTCATCGCGGCGAAGCAGGAGAAGGTGCTCGTGTTCACGCAGTTCCGCGAGGCGACCACGCCACTGGCCGCGTTCCTCGAATCGGTCTTCGGCCGCCCGGGCCTCGTCCTGCACGGTGAAACCGCGGTGGGCAAGCGACAGCCGCTCGTGAAGCAGTTCCAGGAGGATGAGCGTGTGCCGTTCTTCGTCATCTCGCTGAAGGCCGGCGGCGCCGGCCTCAACCTCACCGCCGCCTCACACGTCGTGCACTTCGATCGCTGGTGGAATCCGGCCGTCGAGAACCAGGCCACCGACCGTGCGTTCCGCATCGGTCAGGCGAAGAATGTGCTGGTGCACAAGTTCGTTTGCCGGGGGACCGTTGAAGAACGTATCGATCGGCTCACTGACTCCAAGCGCCAGCTCTCTCAGGATCTGCTCGAGGGCGGTGGCGAGATGCTGTTGACTGAAATGAAGGACGACGAGCTGTTGAAGCTCGTCGCGCTCGACCTCCACACCGCGTTCGAGGAGTGAGGATGGATTATTACGACGACTACGGCTTCAGGCCATACGTCTCGGTCGGCGCTCGACAGGCTCAGGCCGCGCGCGAACTGGCGAAGCTCCAGAAGAAGGGCCGCAGGATATCGCCGGTTGCGATTGAAGGCCGCAAGATCGCCAGGACGTTCTGGGGGGAAGCCTGGTGCGACAACCTCGAACGCTACAGCGACTACGCGAATCGGTTGCCGCGCGGACGGACCTATGTGCGCAACGGATCGGTGGTCGATCTACAGGTCGGGCCAGGCCGCGTCACGGCGCTCGTCAGCGGCTCGACGATGTACGACGTGGAGGTGACGGTCGGACCGGTACCGCGATCCCGTTGGAGCGCCATCTGCAAGGACTGCTCGGGCGCTATCGACTCGCTCGTAGAGCTCCTGCAGGGACGCTTTTCCAAGGGCGTGATGGCGCGCCTCTGCGAGCAGAGGACGGGGCTGTTCCCGTCACCGAAGGACATCATCTTCACCTGCAGTTGTCCGGACTGGGCGTCGATGTGCAAACACGTGTCGGCGGTGCTGTACGGGATCGGCGCGCGACTGGATCACCAGCCGGAGCTGCTCTTCACGCTCCGCAAGGTCGACCAGCAGGATTTGATTGCGCACGCGGGGGCCGATCTCTCGAAGAAGGGCAGGCGCCCAGCCGGTGCGAAGGTGCTCGAGAGCGACCAACTCTCGGAGATGTTCGGCATCGAGATGGCCCCGGCGACACCGGCGAAGCGGCCTGCCAGCGCGGTTCCGCGAGAGCCATCGCCCGCCGTCACAGTTGCCGTGTCGTCCAAACAGAAGGGGCATACGCCGGCGGCGAAGCCGAAGAAGACGACGCCAACGAGCGGAGGTGGAAGGCGGCGGCTGACACTGAAGAAACGACAAGCGATCGCGGAACGCATGCGCATGTACTGGGCCGAACGGAGGGCCGACTCGAGGAAGTCGTCGTGACGTCATCCATGAATCAGAGACGATTCGCGCGGCACAGGATCGCTGGTCGCCGGCCGTGTCCCGGAGCGGTCCGATTCGTGCGCGGTCGGACCAGGCAGGCGGTTCGGCTGACCAATTCAGCTCCAGTCCTCGACGCGCAGCCCGGGGACTCGGATCATGTGATCGACGTTGGCCGTGACGAGCGTCGCATCGAGCGCGAGCGCATGTGCCGCAATGGCGGCATCGAAATCCTCAATCCGCGTTCCGCGACGTTCCAGGGTCGCCTTGATGCGGCCGAAGGTCTGGCTGACGACATCGGTCCACTCGGCTCGCGGGAGCTCTGCGGAGATGAGATCGAAGCGCGACTGCAGCGCTGCCCGGCGCTTCGACCGCGGCAAGCGCTCGATGCCAAACGCGATCTCTGCAAGCACCGGCTGCGGTACGGCGACGTCGGCCGGTGTGGTTGTCACTAGTCGTTCGACCACTGCCGTGGTGCCTTTCATGAGCGCTGACACGGCGTTGGTGTCCAGGACGTACATCACAGGTCGCGCGGCTCCTTCGAGCGCCGCGCCTGCTTCACGGCGTTGAGCAGTTCGTCGGCTGCCGCGCTCGTCTCGCGATCCACTCGTCGCAACCGCTCCAGAAATTCTGGTGCCCACCCCGAACGCACGCGAACGGCCTCCTCCAGGGCGCGGACGACGAGACGATTTCGACTGATCCCGAGCGCCTTCGCGCGACGGTCCACCGACTTCAGCAACGGATCGGGAATGTGCACCGTGGTCGGCATGAATATATCTACGAATATATCAGGTCGAATCGCGATCAGCAAAGTGCTGATTTCAGCCAGAGTTAGAGTTCGCGGTGAGGTGGCCGAGAGGCTGAAGGCGGCGGCTTGCGGCGTTGGCTGCCGATTGCCAGACGTCGGACCGGCCTATAGCAGCAGGGTAAGCGCCCCGGTCGCCATCAGGGCGGCTGCCCAGATCACATCGAGGTTGATCCAGGCGCGGCGCAGTATGCCCACGCCGAGCTTCTCGAACACCAGCACTGCGATGAACGCAGTCACCGCCAGATAGCCCACAGCGTGCAGGCCGGTGGCGAGGAGGGCGGTCCCTGCGCCAGCCCCGATGGCGGCCATGTGGTGCGTGTGCACTCCCTCATCCGCCATCGACATGCCCACGAACACCGGCACCACCATGAGCCCGGCTCCATGGGCCGTGGCCATCAGGAACGACCACAACGTGAGTCCTCGCATGCTCACGCGCATGCCCGCCCAGCGCACGTGCCGGTGACGAAACAGCCGAAGGGCGCCGAACGAGACGAGCACGCTGGCCAACGGCCAGCGCAGCCGGCCGATCGGGATCACGGCTCCGATGGCCAGCGTGGCGGCGACCGCGCCGGCCACGGCCAGCGCATGCCCGGCACCCAGTGGCACGAGCGCCCGGAGCACCGCGCCGCGGCGGCGCTCCTGCATCCCGAGCGCCACCGCAAACAGCCACCCCATTCCAGGATTGATGCCGTGAAACGCGCCGAGCGCGATCAGCATCGCCCACGACGTCGTCATGCGCGCCTCACGAGAAGCAGTAGGAATCGGAGCTCGCGTCACCGCCCTCCAGGTGGACCTGGTGCGGACGCATGCCGTCGAATTCCAGGAATCCGGCGGGATCGAGCTCGATACCGCCGTTCGCGCGCACGTCGATCTTCGCCAACCATCCCTTGATGCCGTCGGGATAGAACTGCTCGTCCCAGGCGCGATACAGCGAGTTGGTCACGTAGAGGCGCTTGCCATCACGGCTGATCTCGATCATCTGCGGCGCGACGTTGAGCGGTTCGTCCGGACGCGATCGATGCGCCTGGCGGCCAACGATGCCTCCGAGTTTCACCGAGCCGGTCTCGATCGGGTTGAACGGATCCGAGACGTCGAACTGCTTCAGCTCGCCGGTGCCCCAGCACGAGACGTACAGGAACCGATCGTCGAGCGAGAGATTGAGATCGGTAACGAGCGGTGGCACCGCGCCGAAGCCCTTGAGCAGGTGCGGCAGATCATCGGCGGCGGCCGACTCCGCGGGAATCTCGATCGCTTTGCGGATGCGCCACGCCCCGCCGCGGTCGTTTCCCTCGCGGTACCACATCCAGATCGACGACGACAGATCCTTCAGGCTGGTGACGACGCCGACGAATCCGTACGTCTCGTTGGGATCGTGCGCGGGACGCAGTTCGAGCACCATTTGATACTCGGAGCCGAGCTCGAGTTTCTGCAGGTGACGGCGGCTGTTGAGATCCCAGACGTGGAGCGCGTTGCCGTACTTGCCCGCCAACAACAGCTCCGGGTTCACGCCGTTCTCCACCATGTTCGGCGTGCCCCATTCGCTCGTGATCATCGTGTCGTGCCCGAGGTGCCACCAGAAGTCGTACGAGAGCTGCTGCGGCCCGCGATCTTTTTCCCAGCGACCTTTGATCTCGAATGTCTCGGGGTCGATCACGAAGATGCCGCCAGGGCCGTTGCCCTCCCCGTTGCCGAGCGCGTTGATGTAGATACCGTCGGGCCCGCAGTGCACAGTGTGAGGGCGGCTGTAGCCGGTCTTCCGAATGACTTCGTCGGCCTCGATCACCTTGACGAGACGCGGCTGTCGCGGGTCGGGCACCGTGTCCAGAATATGAATCCGCGACGACCGCATGCCGGGTACCACGAGGTAGCGGCGCTGCATGTGCGGGTGCGGCGCGTT includes:
- a CDS encoding carbonic anhydrase → MSTYVCQLVRRLATTIAAATTVAVVACSAPAERPMEPAAQTAPRDATTRPSVAPVAGDPVWHYEADEGPSRWGALSPKFRACSEGRAQSPIDLADATPVEAAATLKMRFPAAKLQIAHHEHVADGINNGHTIQVNYAGGDTLTMGGQAYGLVQYHFHNPSEHTLKGRHFPMEMHMVHTSAGGRLAVVGVLIEQGAHNHAFDPIWNNLPTQKGLETHYPHVNVDVDDLLPSSRTSYRYEGSLTTPPCTEGVQWIVMTMPIQLSADQIRAFTAIIHDNFRPTQPLNGRPVVTEPVVLASTTLP
- a CDS encoding TolC family protein, which translates into the protein MSASRIFEAHEREAHILVAVVVATLCVALPASAQSPLSLADAIARAKAHNPDAGTAAAAEREAVDRVTQARGGYFPKVDVAESWQRGNHPVFAFSSLLAQRQFTAADLALDAINHPDATDNFRAAVSVEQSLFDRTTSANVRAASIGQDMAATGRRLVDHDLTAAVTDAFGGVLIAAATVRSEAAAIETARADRELAGNRRDAGRVTDADVLQLDVQLARTLERQVQASSDERIARARLNQLMGEPLNAMFSLDLTPTAIAIDVTNHDGLEAEALTNRPEVALARQKEHLAAATVDAAKAAFLPQVAAQGVWELNGGAWKARSSSWVAGAVVRINLFHGLADNARLADAREAATRCALERVKAETMARLDVQIAIARLEAARASEAVGRAAADQARESRRIIRDRYESGLTDAAMLLRSADAVEQADAQQIAARVNVLTATATLQRAVGRP
- a CDS encoding cupin domain-containing protein, giving the protein MDAFSEVLNGVRLKGAVFFRAEFSSPWRLSTPHCRVLTPALAPGAPHMLIYHFVVDGSARVCLDGEPEVDLSPGDIVVFPHGDPHRLSSGSGSNQIDPAALLEKVATRDLSPMRAGGGGATTGFVCGYLTCDPLLCGPILEAEPACVLQAKKGHAR
- a CDS encoding SGNH/GDSL hydrolase family protein, whose translation is MRRRAFGVRLVGGLIGCLGAGTPVGAQDTAAEPTWARNARAIHGSFTGPPGTLALFGDSITESLAFWAPLAEERKPAPPNIEAAFARVKARLRPECWSEWRGEAFGNASKTTVAWARQNVDRWLETLKPEVALIMFGSNDLPDRDQRGYRIALVAVAEACIKRGTVPIVSTVPPRSGLAAEAAAFSQNVRVVARELDVPLIDYHAEILARRPLDWDGTTAAAPGGDPYEVLTLISGDGVHPSNPARYFKDYSDEALRISGFGLRTAQALLVYDAVISVINAAGRLKQV
- a CDS encoding DEAD/DEAH box helicase, giving the protein MIGAEYLSASVLEALWTEAATAFRSELAESKTSVQAFLQSQNPAWHLVGRVHFNLAENRRDDDAPFAFLATYTTRLSTDARAQHLPLGRALSEYAGAANRSQLLSLLLPVQRAAAECPWLKAMVESGEIYHPLRWTPDEAFQLLTDTPRLETAGVIVRVPTGWRGNRPPRPRVTATVGGKPPSGLGTEALLDFKMGVSVDGEPLTKAEIEQLLAASNGLHLVRGRWVEIDRERLNRMLDEFRAVETAAAREGLSFGEAMRLLAGAHVPGDIVAATAPDWASVVAGPWLAKTLAGLRDPARLAQLDPGAALKATLRPYQQAGVRWLHLLSSLGLGACLADDMGLGKTMQVLALLLVMRARITPEETRRTSLLIAPASLLANWTAEIERFAPTLTAIIAHPSAMTSPELRALDRDRMAGVDLVITSYGSLLRVPALLAMPWRFAILDEAQAIKTPGARQTRAAKQIDARARIALSGTPVENRLGDLWSIFDFLNPGLLGSGKAFSTFTKRLSSQPHNPYAPLRALVRPYILRRLKTDKSVIADLPDKTEVRAFCSLTRKQAALYQQSVAELASELERAEGMKRRGVVLASLMRLKQICNHPSQWLGDGAWSEADSGKLARLREIAEVIAAKQEKVLVFTQFREATTPLAAFLESVFGRPGLVLHGETAVGKRQPLVKQFQEDERVPFFVISLKAGGAGLNLTAASHVVHFDRWWNPAVENQATDRAFRIGQAKNVLVHKFVCRGTVEERIDRLTDSKRQLSQDLLEGGGEMLLTEMKDDELLKLVALDLHTAFEE
- a CDS encoding PIN domain-containing protein, whose product is MYVLDTNAVSALMKGTTAVVERLVTTTPADVAVPQPVLAEIAFGIERLPRSKRRAALQSRFDLISAELPRAEWTDVVSQTFGRIKATLERRGTRIEDFDAAIAAHALALDATLVTANVDHMIRVPGLRVEDWS
- a CDS encoding ribbon-helix-helix protein, CopG family — translated: MPTTVHIPDPLLKSVDRRAKALGISRNRLVVRALEEAVRVRSGWAPEFLERLRRVDRETSAAADELLNAVKQARRSKEPRDL
- a CDS encoding selenium-binding protein SBP56-related protein; protein product: MPKLLPDRSFYPSPTMAIQAPAETLAYVALLNPDPTASDALAVLDVDSGSPDYGAQIACVTMPGAGDELHHFGWNACSSCLCPNAPHPHMQRRYLVVPGMRSSRIHILDTVPDPRQPRLVKVIEADEVIRKTGYSRPHTVHCGPDGIYINALGNGEGNGPGGIFVIDPETFEIKGRWEKDRGPQQLSYDFWWHLGHDTMITSEWGTPNMVENGVNPELLLAGKYGNALHVWDLNSRRHLQKLELGSEYQMVLELRPAHDPNETYGFVGVVTSLKDLSSSIWMWYREGNDRGGAWRIRKAIEIPAESAAADDLPHLLKGFGAVPPLVTDLNLSLDDRFLYVSCWGTGELKQFDVSDPFNPIETGSVKLGGIVGRQAHRSRPDEPLNVAPQMIEISRDGKRLYVTNSLYRAWDEQFYPDGIKGWLAKIDVRANGGIELDPAGFLEFDGMRPHQVHLEGGDASSDSYCFS